From Halichoerus grypus chromosome 6, mHalGry1.hap1.1, whole genome shotgun sequence, one genomic window encodes:
- the TST gene encoding thiosulfate sulfurtransferase isoform X1, whose amino-acid sequence MVRAGRGGVGSGFEPANFSSGQGRAPGRRRGRVMRRAETMVHQVLYRALVSTKWLAESVRAGKLGPGLRVLDASWYSPGTREARKEYLERHVPGASFFDIEECRNTASPYEMMLPSEAHFADYVGRLGISNQTHVVVYDGDNLGCFYAPRVWWMFRVFGHRTVSVLNGGFRNWLKEGHPVTSEPSRPEPAVFKATLDRSLLKTYEQVLENLESKRFQLVDSRSQGRYLGTEPEPDAVGLEPGHIRGSVNMPFVDFLTADGFEKSPEELRAMFEAKKVNLAQPLIATCRKGVTACHIALAAYVCGKPDVAVYDGSWSEWFRRAPPETRVSQWRREKA is encoded by the exons ATGGTGCGGGCCGGCCGGGGAGGTGTGGGCTCGGGGTTTGAACCGGCCAACTTCTCCAGCGGTCAGGGGCGAGCGCCAGGGCGGCGGCGAGGGCGA GTGATGCGCAGAGCTGAAACCATGGTTCATCAGGTGCTCTACCGGGCGCTGGTCTCCACCAAGTGGCTGGCGGAGTCGGTTCGGGCTGGCAAGCTGGGGCCAGGCCTGCGGGTGCTGGACGCGTCCTGGTACTCGCCGGGCACCCGCGAGGCCCGCAAGGAGTACCTAGAGCGGCATGTGCCCGGAGCCTCCTTCTTTGACATAGAGGAGTGCCGCAACACGGCGTCGCCCTACGAGATGATGCTGCCCAGCGAGGCCCACTTCGCGGACTACGTGGGCCGCCTGGGCATCAGCAACCAGACGCACGTGGTGGTGTACGACGGTGACAACCTGGGCTGCTTCTATGCGCCCCGGGTCTGGTGGATGTTCCGTGTGTTTGGCCACCGCACCGTGTCAGTGCTCAATGGCGGCTTCCGGAACTGGCTGAAGGAGGGCCACCCGGTGACGTCTGAGCCCTCACGCCCAGAGCCGGCCGTCTTCAAAGCCACACTGGACCGCTCCCTGCTCAAGACCTACGAGCAGGTGCTGGAGAACCTCGAGTCTAAGAGGTTCCAGCTGGTGGATTCACGGTCCCAAGGACGGTACCTGGGCACTGAGCCAGAGCCAGATGCAGTAG GACTGGAGCCGGGCCACATCCGAGGCTCAGTCAACATGCCGTTCGTGGACTTCTTGACCGCGGACGGCTTCGAGAAGAGCCCAGAGGAGCTGCGTGCTATGTTCGAGGCCAAGAAGGTGAACCTAGCGCAGCCCCTCATTGCCACGTGCCGGAAGGGAGTCACCGCCTGCCACATCGCCCTGGCCGCCTACGTCTGCGGCAAGCCGGATGTGGCCGTCTATGATGGCTCCTGGTCTGAGTGGTTCCGCCGGGCACCCCCAGAGACGCGTGTGTCCCAGTGGAGGCGCGAGAAGGCCTGA
- the TST gene encoding thiosulfate sulfurtransferase isoform X2, protein MRRAETMVHQVLYRALVSTKWLAESVRAGKLGPGLRVLDASWYSPGTREARKEYLERHVPGASFFDIEECRNTASPYEMMLPSEAHFADYVGRLGISNQTHVVVYDGDNLGCFYAPRVWWMFRVFGHRTVSVLNGGFRNWLKEGHPVTSEPSRPEPAVFKATLDRSLLKTYEQVLENLESKRFQLVDSRSQGRYLGTEPEPDAVGLEPGHIRGSVNMPFVDFLTADGFEKSPEELRAMFEAKKVNLAQPLIATCRKGVTACHIALAAYVCGKPDVAVYDGSWSEWFRRAPPETRVSQWRREKA, encoded by the exons ATGCGCAGAGCTGAAACCATGGTTCATCAGGTGCTCTACCGGGCGCTGGTCTCCACCAAGTGGCTGGCGGAGTCGGTTCGGGCTGGCAAGCTGGGGCCAGGCCTGCGGGTGCTGGACGCGTCCTGGTACTCGCCGGGCACCCGCGAGGCCCGCAAGGAGTACCTAGAGCGGCATGTGCCCGGAGCCTCCTTCTTTGACATAGAGGAGTGCCGCAACACGGCGTCGCCCTACGAGATGATGCTGCCCAGCGAGGCCCACTTCGCGGACTACGTGGGCCGCCTGGGCATCAGCAACCAGACGCACGTGGTGGTGTACGACGGTGACAACCTGGGCTGCTTCTATGCGCCCCGGGTCTGGTGGATGTTCCGTGTGTTTGGCCACCGCACCGTGTCAGTGCTCAATGGCGGCTTCCGGAACTGGCTGAAGGAGGGCCACCCGGTGACGTCTGAGCCCTCACGCCCAGAGCCGGCCGTCTTCAAAGCCACACTGGACCGCTCCCTGCTCAAGACCTACGAGCAGGTGCTGGAGAACCTCGAGTCTAAGAGGTTCCAGCTGGTGGATTCACGGTCCCAAGGACGGTACCTGGGCACTGAGCCAGAGCCAGATGCAGTAG GACTGGAGCCGGGCCACATCCGAGGCTCAGTCAACATGCCGTTCGTGGACTTCTTGACCGCGGACGGCTTCGAGAAGAGCCCAGAGGAGCTGCGTGCTATGTTCGAGGCCAAGAAGGTGAACCTAGCGCAGCCCCTCATTGCCACGTGCCGGAAGGGAGTCACCGCCTGCCACATCGCCCTGGCCGCCTACGTCTGCGGCAAGCCGGATGTGGCCGTCTATGATGGCTCCTGGTCTGAGTGGTTCCGCCGGGCACCCCCAGAGACGCGTGTGTCCCAGTGGAGGCGCGAGAAGGCCTGA
- the MPST gene encoding 3-mercaptopyruvate sulfurtransferase isoform X1 yields MTDPGSPEPETRACSPSVATATTMAPQQLFRALVSAQWVAKALRAPSAGQPLQLLDASWYLPKLGRDARREFEERHIPGAAFFDIDQCSDRTSPYDHMLPSAAHFAEYAGRLGVGAATHVVVYDASDQGLYAAPRVWWMFRAFGHRAVSLLDGGLRHWLRLGLPLSSGKSRPEPAEFRAALDPTFIKTYEDIKENLESRRFQVVDARAAGRFRGTEPEPRDGIEPGHIPGTVNIPFTDFLTKEGLEKSPEEIHHLFQDKKVDLSQPLVATCGSGVTACHVALGAYLCGKPDVAIYDGSWVEWYMRAQPEEVISEGRGKTH; encoded by the exons ATGACCGATCCCGGAAGCCCGGAGCCCGAGACCCGG GCCTGCAGCCCCAGTGTCGCCACCGCCACCACCATGGCCCCACAGCAGCTCTTCCGCGCGCTCGTGTCGGCGCAGTGGGTGGCCAAGGCACTGCGGGCCCCGAGCGCGGGGCAGCCCCTGCAGCTGCTCGATGCCTCCTGGTACTTGCCCAAGCTGGGCCGCGACGCGCGCCGCGAGTTCGAGGAGCGCCACATCCCCGGCGCCGCCTTCTTTGACATCGACCAGTGCAGCGACCGCACCTCACCCTACGACCACATGCTGCCCAGCGCCGCGCACTTCGCCGAGTACGCGGGCCGCCTGGGCGTGGGCGCCGCCACCCACGTCGTGGTCTACGACGCCAGCGACCAGGGCCTCTACGCGGCGCCGCGCGTCTGGTGGATGTTCCGCGCCTTCGGCCACCGGGCGGTGTCGCTGCTCGACGGCGGCCTCCGCCACTGGCTGCGCCTGGGCCTCCCGCTGAGCTCGGGCAAAAGCCGCCCGGAGCCCGCGGAGTTCCGCGCCGCGCTCGACCCCACCTTCATCAAGACCTACGAGGACATCAAGGAGAACCTGGAATCCCGGCGCTTCCAGGTGGTGGACGCCCGCGCCGCCGGCCGGTTCCGGGGCACCGAGCCCGAGCCCCGAGACG GCATCGAACCTGGCCACATCCCCGGCACGGTGAACATCCCCTTCACGGACTTCCTGACCAAGGAGGGCCTGGAGAAGAGCCCTGAGGAGATCCACCATCTGTTCCAGGACAAGAAGGTGGACTTGTCCCAGCCGCTGGTGGCCACGTGTGGCTCTGGTGTGACAGCCTGCCATGTGGCACTGGGGGCCTACCTCTGCGGCAAGCCCGACGTGGCCATCTACGACGGCTCCTGGGTGGAGTGGTACATGCGCGCGCAGCCGGAGGAAGTCATCTCCGAGGGCCGCGGGAAGACCCATTGA
- the MPST gene encoding 3-mercaptopyruvate sulfurtransferase isoform X2, which produces MAPQQLFRALVSAQWVAKALRAPSAGQPLQLLDASWYLPKLGRDARREFEERHIPGAAFFDIDQCSDRTSPYDHMLPSAAHFAEYAGRLGVGAATHVVVYDASDQGLYAAPRVWWMFRAFGHRAVSLLDGGLRHWLRLGLPLSSGKSRPEPAEFRAALDPTFIKTYEDIKENLESRRFQVVDARAAGRFRGTEPEPRDGIEPGHIPGTVNIPFTDFLTKEGLEKSPEEIHHLFQDKKVDLSQPLVATCGSGVTACHVALGAYLCGKPDVAIYDGSWVEWYMRAQPEEVISEGRGKTH; this is translated from the exons ATGGCCCCACAGCAGCTCTTCCGCGCGCTCGTGTCGGCGCAGTGGGTGGCCAAGGCACTGCGGGCCCCGAGCGCGGGGCAGCCCCTGCAGCTGCTCGATGCCTCCTGGTACTTGCCCAAGCTGGGCCGCGACGCGCGCCGCGAGTTCGAGGAGCGCCACATCCCCGGCGCCGCCTTCTTTGACATCGACCAGTGCAGCGACCGCACCTCACCCTACGACCACATGCTGCCCAGCGCCGCGCACTTCGCCGAGTACGCGGGCCGCCTGGGCGTGGGCGCCGCCACCCACGTCGTGGTCTACGACGCCAGCGACCAGGGCCTCTACGCGGCGCCGCGCGTCTGGTGGATGTTCCGCGCCTTCGGCCACCGGGCGGTGTCGCTGCTCGACGGCGGCCTCCGCCACTGGCTGCGCCTGGGCCTCCCGCTGAGCTCGGGCAAAAGCCGCCCGGAGCCCGCGGAGTTCCGCGCCGCGCTCGACCCCACCTTCATCAAGACCTACGAGGACATCAAGGAGAACCTGGAATCCCGGCGCTTCCAGGTGGTGGACGCCCGCGCCGCCGGCCGGTTCCGGGGCACCGAGCCCGAGCCCCGAGACG GCATCGAACCTGGCCACATCCCCGGCACGGTGAACATCCCCTTCACGGACTTCCTGACCAAGGAGGGCCTGGAGAAGAGCCCTGAGGAGATCCACCATCTGTTCCAGGACAAGAAGGTGGACTTGTCCCAGCCGCTGGTGGCCACGTGTGGCTCTGGTGTGACAGCCTGCCATGTGGCACTGGGGGCCTACCTCTGCGGCAAGCCCGACGTGGCCATCTACGACGGCTCCTGGGTGGAGTGGTACATGCGCGCGCAGCCGGAGGAAGTCATCTCCGAGGGCCGCGGGAAGACCCATTGA